In Silene latifolia isolate original U9 population chromosome X, ASM4854445v1, whole genome shotgun sequence, the following proteins share a genomic window:
- the LOC141617449 gene encoding uncharacterized protein LOC141617449, translating into METLEHLFRDCGLSCRIWASSDLGIRVEGARDIPISDWITDWILYLRKREEGTHQVIHFVAIIWCLWTTRNMLKFQDLTLNLNVVMNLIFKVVREKVHMLCKSLDSPQPRVSGCTEGEVMTQQESMDIRNGHPVCVVGNPAGCDVTRVKVDASWNQTMEAAVGWIAYDEMGQELGRRQVHLRAESPLQAEALGVRDVVEWAKARHILHLDISSDCLQLINQLAKVATENHKIAGVLQDIRESFSAFHCLAFNFIPRHLNGIAHSLAQQAMKM; encoded by the coding sequence ATGGAAACTCTGGAGCACCTTTTTAGGGACTGTGGTCTCTCATGTAGAATATGGGCAAGCTCGGATCTAGGAATTCGGGTGGAAGGGGCAAGGGACATCCCTATCTCTGACTGGATTACGGACTGGATCCTCTATTTGCGCAAAAGAGAGGAAGGAACTCATCAGGTCATTCATTTTGTGGCTATCATATGGTGTCTATGGACCACGCGAAACATGCTGAAGTTCCAGGATCTGACTCTTAATTTGAACGTGGTCATGAATTTGATATTTAAAGTAGTTCGGGAGAAGGTCCACATGCTTTGTAAATCACTGGATTCACCACAACCTCGGGTTAGTGGGTGCACTGAGGGGGAGGTCATGACACAGCAGGAGTCTATGGATATTCGCAATGGTCATCCGGTGTGTGTTGTTGGTAATCCAGCGGGATGTGATGTAACACGGGTGAAAGTGGATGCCAGTTGGAATCAGACCATGGAAGCAGCTGTAGGGTGGATTGCATATGATGAGATGGGGCAGGAGCTAGGAAGAAGACAGGTGCACTTAAGAGCAGAGTCGCCTCTACAAGCGGAAGCTTTGGGTGTACGTGACGTAGTGGAGTGGGCAAAAGCAAGGCATATTCTTCACCTTGACATTTCATCGGATTGTTTGCAGCTAATCAATCAATTGGCAAAGGTTGCTACGGAAAATCACAAGATCGCAGGTGTCCTTCAAGATATTCGGGAGTCTTTTAGTGCTTTCCATTGCTTAGCTTTTAACTTTATTCCAAGGCATCTGAATGGCATTGCGCACAGCCTAGCTCAGCAAGCCATGAAAATGTAA